In the Sphingobium sp. RAC03 genome, AGGCCCATGGTGGTGGTGCCGGGCTTGCCCGCGCCAAAGCCATGATCGCCCCGCTCATAGGCATGGAGTTCGACCGGGCGCCCCGCCTCGCGCCATGCTTCGACAATGGCAAAGCCCTGCCGCTTGAACAGGCCATCGTCCATGGCGATCGCACTGAACATGGGCGGCGCATCGGCAGGCACGGCGATGTCCGTCATCGGGCCGTAAATGTAGCCGATGAAGGCAGGCCGCTGATCGCCCTTTCCTTCCAGCGTGGCGTTCAGCGTCGTCATCGCCCCTGCCGAAAATCCGATCATGCCGGTGCGGGCCGGGTCGATGCCATAGCTTGCCGCGCGGCTGCGCACGATCGCCAGCGCCTTGAGCGCGTCCTGCGTTGCGCGCGGTTCCTCGATCGTGCGGACCGCGCCGGGCTTTGCCGCGTCGGCGAAACGCGCGCCCATCATGCCCAGAAATGCGCGATCATCGCGCGGCGTTTCGTTCAGCCGATATTTCAGGACGAAAGCAGCAACGCCATGATCGGCCAGCCAGCGCGCAACGTCGCTTCCCTCCCCCGTCATTGATAATGACAGGAAAGCGCCGCCCGGCGCGACGATGACGGCCGCGCCGGTCGCCTTGGCCGGATCGGGCAGATAGGGGGTGATGGTCGGGCGCACGACGTTGCGAACCATCACATTGTCGATGGCGTTGGTGCCGATCGTCACCTGCATCCGCGACCATTGTTCATCCTGTCCCGCCTTTACCGCTGGCTGGTCGGGGTAAAGCGGGACCGCTGCGCTCTGGTCGGGTGCTGGCACGGCGTCCATCTTCACGTTGGGCTGTGCCAAGACAGGGGTAGCGATGGCCAGCGCCAAAGCCAGGGAAAGCAACTTCATCGGGTCATCCTCTGCAATATCAGGCTTGTTATCAATGCGCCAAATGTCCCGCCATACAGCAGTTTAAGGCCCAGCGCCGCGCCCCAGCCGATGGAAGAAAGGCCCGCCTGCGTCGTCGCAATGGCAAGCCCCGCCCCTAAGGCACCGCCGGCCAGCGCACAGGCGAACGCGCGCAGGACGATCACCCGGACCGGCACCGCCAGCGACAATCGCCTGCGCGTGATCAAGACGGGGACCAGCGCACTCATCAGCGACACCGCAATGCTCTGCGGCACAAAATCCAGCCCCAGCGCATCGGGCGCGGCCCATTCCAGCGGACGAACCGCTATGCCGAACACCGCCAGAAAGAAGGCAAGGCTCAGTGCGGCATTGATCGCGAAACTGACACCTGCTTCGCGCCGGATCGAGAGCTTGGCGGTTGCCATCATGCGCGCTTACAGGGCATTGCGACGCGCGATCGCGCCATAGATTGCTGCGCTCGGCTTGGCCGTCCGTGCGAACGTCACTGGATCGACGCTGTGCAGGCCGAATTTGGGTTTATAACCAAAAATCCATTCGAAATTGTCGAGCAGCGACCAGTGGCAATAGCCCTGCACCGGGACGCCATCGTCCATCACTTTTTTCAGGTCGGCGAGTGCGGCTGGAATGAAGGCCTGACGCACGCTGTCGTCGGTCGTGCCGACGCCATGTTCGGATACCAGGATCGGCACCTCTGTCGCCTGATGGGCATAGCGGACGGCACCCGCCAGCGACGGCGCCCAGACTTCGGTGCCGCCCCAGTTGACCACCGACCCCTTGGGGGCGGGCAGCCGATCCTTGTCCGTCCACAGCGCGCGCTCATAATTTTGCACGCCCAGGAAATCGTCGGTCTTGGCGACTTCGAGCCATGCGCCATAGAGTTCCTGCCGCATCGCGTCGCGGATGCTGTTCTTGCCCACGGCCTGATCGTCCATCATTGCCAGCGAAAAACCGACGGGTAGGTCCGGGCGCACCGTCTTGATCGCGGCTTTGCCGACCTTGTGGGCCGCGAGCATTCCCTTTTGCAGCGCGGGCAGATCTTCCACCCCCGCGACATTGGCGGATACGAATTTCGGCACGCCCAACCGCTTGGCCGCCGTTTCCAGCGTTAGTTTCTGGATGTCCCACACTTGCGGCGGCAACATGGGTTTCAGCAGCAAGAGGATATTGGGTTCATTGAAGGTGATGACGCTATGGATGCCCGCGCTCAGCGCCCGCATCGCCCGGTCGCAATAGCGCGCGAATAATTCCGCGCTTTCCGGGTTGGTCCAGCCACCCTGCGCACTGAACCAGCGTGGCGCGGTGAAGTGGCTCAACGTCACCACCGGGGCCAGCCCGCGCGCCCGGCACCCTTCGATCACCGCTTTATAATGGTCGAGCATCGCTTGGCTGAACAGGCCCTTTTCCGGCTCGATCCGCGCCCATTCGATGCCGAAGCGATAACAGGTCAGGCCCAGATTCTTGACAATGTCGAGGTCGGTTTCCCATAGCGCGAAACTGTTGCAGGCGTCGCGCGAGGGTTCAGCGAAAATGGTGGGCTGCTGATTTTCCAGAAACCACAGGTCGCTGGCGACATTATTGCCCTCGATCTGATGCGGCGCAGTGGCTACGCCCCATAGAAAGTCCTTGGGGAAGGCCGGATTGGCCGCTGCCTTGCGCGCGGCAATCGCTGGCGCGGCCAATGTGCCTGCCGCGGCCATTCCGGCCGCCAGCATCGTCCTGCGATCAAGCATCACATCATCTCCCCTATTCAATTGCTTATGTCGCGCGCGAAGGCGCATATCTCGTCGGCC is a window encoding:
- a CDS encoding alpha/beta hydrolase, which produces MKLLSLALALAIATPVLAQPNVKMDAVPAPDQSAAVPLYPDQPAVKAGQDEQWSRMQVTIGTNAIDNVMVRNVVRPTITPYLPDPAKATGAAVIVAPGGAFLSLSMTGEGSDVARWLADHGVAAFVLKYRLNETPRDDRAFLGMMGARFADAAKPGAVRTIEEPRATQDALKALAIVRSRAASYGIDPARTGMIGFSAGAMTTLNATLEGKGDQRPAFIGYIYGPMTDIAVPADAPPMFSAIAMDDGLFKRQGFAIVEAWREAGRPVELHAYERGDHGFGAGKPGTTTMGLMPQFYAWMEARGLLSKRP
- a CDS encoding family 1 glycosylhydrolase — its product is MLDRRTMLAAGMAAAGTLAAPAIAARKAAANPAFPKDFLWGVATAPHQIEGNNVASDLWFLENQQPTIFAEPSRDACNSFALWETDLDIVKNLGLTCYRFGIEWARIEPEKGLFSQAMLDHYKAVIEGCRARGLAPVVTLSHFTAPRWFSAQGGWTNPESAELFARYCDRAMRALSAGIHSVITFNEPNILLLLKPMLPPQVWDIQKLTLETAAKRLGVPKFVSANVAGVEDLPALQKGMLAAHKVGKAAIKTVRPDLPVGFSLAMMDDQAVGKNSIRDAMRQELYGAWLEVAKTDDFLGVQNYERALWTDKDRLPAPKGSVVNWGGTEVWAPSLAGAVRYAHQATEVPILVSEHGVGTTDDSVRQAFIPAALADLKKVMDDGVPVQGYCHWSLLDNFEWIFGYKPKFGLHSVDPVTFARTAKPSAAIYGAIARRNAL